The following DNA comes from Lemur catta isolate mLemCat1 chromosome 8, mLemCat1.pri, whole genome shotgun sequence.
ACCCTCGCGGAGATAAAGAAGCAACTCTGTCCTAACCCGGGACACGAACTTTGACTCCCACAGGGCTTCCCAACTCCAAACTCTGATTGCCTTTGAAGAGCAGCAGCCTCTCAGACACACTGACAGCGTCACTTCACTAGACACCCTGGACTTCTTGGAAGCGAGGAGAAATGATCATGTTTTACAGGGACAAGAAAGCACACTGCCTCCGAGAGGAGCGCGAAGCTGCAAATTTACCTCACGCTGACTCAGTCCACACAGCAGATGGTGGCGGAGCTGCAAGGGAAACGACCTCCccaatttttttaagtacttcCTAATATCAGCTAAAGCGCGTCTCTCAGTACAAGGCACTACGTTCCTGTGAAATCTATCCTCGGCTTCTAAGAGCTCTGTTTACGCACATGACACTGACTCCTTTGCTCACGACGACTCTGTCCCGAGGGCGACGGGTCGGACCAGGCCTCCGTCCGGAGAGGGGAGCGCGGCCCCGGCGGCCCGGAGCGCGCAGGCCCTGCGTGCCCTGGCTCGGCCCGCGCCCTCCCGCCGCACGTGCGCCTCCTGCTCGGCGGGAACGCGGGGCGGGGGCCGAGGGGCACTGCCCGGGTCGGATGGGCGATTCGTGAATGCACCGCTCCACTTCACTCGCTATACATGCACCGTGTTTTGTACTTTTCGTCCTCTTGTTTAGTTCTTAGgtttggggaaggagaaggaaacacaaaggaaaatcaGTCATGGCTTTTCTATGTGGCAGACCAAACTCCGCGGAACGCCGTCTAGTGGCGGAATTGTCCAGGGGAGGTAAGTCAGTTTTATCCTCCCacgaattttcattttaattggaaATTTGAAGCCCCTTTACATCTGTCAAACTGCAAAGAGGACACAGGACAATCTCCAGGTGGTGGTAAAGTTAGTCTCGAAAACTGAGGCTGGCCCAGACTAAGAATGGTGAACCATTTTCCGCCTCTTTCCTGGATCACCTCTCTTGGGAGACAAAAGTACAAAAATCGTTTCTCCATGAGGTGAAGGCAGATCTCAGCGGACTCCTTAACTAAGACGCAGCACCCCCCAGTCTGGAATTCCGCGTTTCTGCATTTGTTCTCGGGATGGGGATCTGGCCTGGATGGCACTGACACAGAGATTCCATTATAGAAAGGATAGGGTGGTACCCCCAGATACCTCCCAAAAGCAAGTTTTAAGCTCAGTGGTTAAAACGACCCTTCTACGAATTTTTTCTATGGGTCCTTTCATCAcatccctcctccccatcttCCGAAACCATCCACTCAAGAAATGTAGGCGGTTCTGTGTTTGCATTTACAGATTCGCCATTCACCTCCAAGGCCTCGTATGTAAGACCATAATTTTAGAAATCTGCGGTCAACAGCCTATCTTGACAAGCATTTAAATCACACCCTACTTTCACCCAACACCCCCCCCCCGCCTTTCTTTATGAAATTCTTAACTCCTTATTTAAAGACCCTCCTTTTCCTGTTCGCATTATTTCCAACTTAAGAGACAATCGGATAAATATGATGAGGTAAGTGCGtatattttcctggaaaaaaaaatgagcgcAGAAAAGTGAAACTTGACTCATGGGGAACTAAATAATtgtaaataagaaggaaaaagtaaTTCCTGGTAGTgctataaaacaaatttaaggGGGAAATGGGAGGTTGTTCCCATTAAACAGACTGCCCCTGCCCGTATTGGAGCGGAGACGGGCTAGTCTTCCTTTAACCCTTAAAAGTAATcacctataataattaaattattttcaaactgtaAACTGCTTTCAAACACCATAGTTAGTGTTTTACCAGGTTTATTTTACTTGTTATACACAGACGATACAAACGAGCAAAAAACAAAACGTTTCTCAATGGAGTGTGTACTTGTATAAATTATTCAGTTCACAGACAAAacgaaacaaatataaaaatcacaacaTTAGATTTACAGAAGAGCCAAAATATACACACGTTTAGACCCTGAATTCCTATTAGGAAAAATCCCCCCGGTGGACTGGAATCTAGATTGAATATTGTGTATGATGCATAtttcacattaattttaaaatacaaaaaaaagtataGTTTTGCTACACAACATTAGAAATCCTACTAATCTATTTCCAGGGGGATTAATGCTCCTTATCAAATATAACAAGACTTAGAGGAGGGGGAAATCAGCCTTACTTGCATTAATGCTAGTGTTCTCCCAAGAATATCAAATTTCAGCTGTTTGTAGGTGGTGGGGAAgtcattttcaaaactaaaatgcagtaaaatatacAACTCACACAATTCATCTTCACTAGACTACACTATAGTTTACCAACAGTTCAGTCATCTATATCATTAGTAGAGTATTCATTACAAAGATTTACAGCATAGAAAGGTGGAGGGGGACTGAAAAGATATTCAGAAACAGTTTGTCAGCATATTTGGCACCTGCACAGACCAGTAATGGATTTGGCACTTTGGGGAAAAACAAATAAGGCAAAATAATATTGCTGATGTGGAGCTATTCTATTTAGAAGGAAGGGGGGAAACATACAACTCCAGTTAACTTTGCTTTGCAGGCATCATGCCACTTAATCGACTTGCCTATGAACAGACACCTATCCTTTACAGGTGTTGGGGCAGATTCTCCTTAGCTATTTGTGTGCATTAGGGCACATAGTTATTATTTCATGCAACGGATTGAGGAGAAGTGAGAAACCCATCACTACTGAGTATTCCATGTTTCTAGAACCTCCCAGAATATTGTTAATTATcgcacaagaaaattaaaaaagagagagcaaagagataaagaaagaataagagagagaaggagaaaaagaaaagaaaggaaagggataaAAAGGTTAAGCATGAACTGGTTTTGTGCCTTGACGATAAGAATAAAAACTAGCCATTCGTTACAATAAATTAACACTATGTACAATCATTTCACAGGCTTTGTTCCACTAAAATTATTAACATCcctaccatccatccatccatccatcactcGGGGATAAGAAAGGACGCGCTGGGTGGGTCCAGGTTCTAGAGTCAACATCCTATGGTTAATGGGGAGGCCGAGGCTTGGCGGGTCGGAATCGCTGCTGCCTGACAGGACTGCCCAGGTCTCCTAAAGGTGAAGAGTTTCATTacgagagagagaaggaggaggtgagAAAAAGACGAGGGGGAGGTGGATTATTAGGAGGATAACTTCACAGAAGGAGAGTGAGTAGGAAAACCAAAAGGTTTACAGCAAAGTTGAAGGTCGGTGTGCTAATTGCAGAGACTGCTGTGCAAAAAAGGTTAAAATCACACTCGTAGACCTGCACTTATTCGCTGCAGACGGTCATCGAGGGTCAAATAAAATGAAGGGGTGCGCAAAGTGGGGGTCTGGGGTGGAGGAGCTGGGGAAGAGCTgtgaggggctggctgggggtcCGGGACCCGCGaccgggccgggccgggcagaGGCGGCCTAGCTGTGCGAGTAGAAGCCATAGTAGCCGCTTATGTCCTTGGCGCAGTTCTTCTCACAGTCCCGCTGGGCCAGCACCTCGCTCTTGAGCGGGGACGAGCTCTCAGACACCGGCGTGTCGGCGGGCGAGATCCGCCTCCGCTTGGCCTGCTCGTAAATCCCCGAGTCGCTCGAGTCGATGGACTTGATGGAGGAGGGCGTCTCGATCCAGCTGGAGTCGGACAGGTCCTTGGGCTTGGCGTCCTCGGCGGTGCCGGGCGGCAGCGGCGAGCGCTCGGCGGCCAGGCCCTCGGCCTCCTCGCCCAGGTAGGGGTTGGCGCCGGCCATGCGCGCGGCGGCCGCGGCGCTGTTGGGCCAGCAGGGCAGCACGGAGCCCGACTTGGCGCCGCAGTACTGCGGGGGGCTGCGCGCGCCCCAGCCCGACGGGTCGGCGTAGTAGCCGAGCGGGCGGCCAGTGCAGCCGGCCGCCTGCAGAGGCAGCGCCTTCACGCCCGCCGCCGCGTACGAGAGCAGCGTGGCCGCATTGCCTGCGAAGTCCGTGGCCGTGTCGTAGGCCGAGGCCGCGAAGTCCAGCCGGTTGTTGGCCGGCGTCACAAACCAGCGCTGCGGCGACGGCGCGCCTGGGTCCTCGGCCTGCTGCGGTGACAGCAGCCCGTTGGTGTGCGGCACGCTGCGGTCCGTACCTGGCCCGGGGCCCGCGCCCGCACCCGGGTGAAAACGGGCCTTGGCGTAGTTGCTCACGAACTGGTCCTGCAGGAAAGAGCCGGCCATGGCGTAGCGGGCCCCGGGCACAATCTGCGAGCGCGGCGAGTCGTTGGGCGAGGGGGTCAGGCGGTCCATGTCGCAGCCGGTGTAGATCCTgcggggcagggagagagagagagaacccagGGGTGGCGCAGAGGTCCCTCGAAGGGGGAAGGGCAGAAGGGATGGCCACCTCCACTTTCGCCCGCCCCCACACCCTCCATCTGTAGCTCGCCGTCCAGGATGGAGACCACAAAGGGTCACAGACCTGTATCCTCTCCATAATAAATCGTGGAATTATAAAGGGGCCAATTTGTCTATGGAGGGATCTGAGCAAGATGCAGAACATCAAGAGAAAGGCTTCCCTCTTCACTTGCTATCTCTTGTCAAGTGTGCAGAGGACCAAGAGAGGGGCACAAGCAGGGGGCTCTAATCTCACTTCTCCAACATATGTACACAACATTAAGGCAGATTTACCCAGGGACTAAGATGCCATTTGCCCAGCTGACCTTTCCTCCCCAGTCAGAATTtctgagagaaatttttaaacaagGCACCCACCCTTCTACCCTATTAAGACCTCTTGTGTCCATTAGATTGTTCaggtgatttttctcctttttctaggTAGTTTAAGAAACTCCTAGGAAAAAACTGCTGTGCCCCTTGCAGTAATCATCAAAAACTGGCCTTCACCAGTGTTCTAAAACCCAAGGATCACTACTGGAAGCCTCCAAGACACTTAATGCCTATTGTTTCCCTTGTATGAGCCTTTAATCCCCACTTCTACTAATATAAACAAGAATTACTATTTGGAAAAATAGTCATcaatcaaaaatatctttttacaaagaaaagatgtTCTTTACTTCGACCTTCTCTCCCCAGCTTTTGATCCCTTACTGGCAAAAACTTTGGGGCAAACTTACAGTACAGTTATCAACCTACTCCAAGCGATGGACCACTAACAATAGCTCACCCCTATAGAGCttgactatgtgccaggcacttttgtCTCTAGGGCTGTACAGATGGTAACTTATTTAACTCACAACAGTCCTgagttaggtactattattatcccactttaccgatgagaaaactgaggcaaagggaagttaagtaacttgcccagtcACTGACAGTGATTGTGTTGTTGGGGATtaccttaaataaaataatcaaggaTTAACTTTAGGCCCTGGGCCTAGAAAATCCCATTAGAATTGACAGGAAACCAAGGATTGGATGAAGATCGGTAGAAGTGTTttctcatacacatacacacatgcctcCCTTTTTATTTAGCTCACACATAAATGTTTTAATCTTTAGTCAACAGACTGTTTTGAAGGAGAGCCTCAGTCTTGTCAGGCCTTAATCCTTTGGGAAGGAGATTCCCTGGTGAGTGGCCAAGCAAGCTCCTAGTACCCTCTGAACTCTTATAGTTCTCCCTATTCCTCCAAAATTGAGCCATGCCCAAATAACCAACAtaaaaggggaaagggagagtGTCATAAACGACTCAGCTCTTCCCTATCTTCTAAAAATCTAAGAttttgcgtgtgtgtgcatgtgtgtgtgtgtgtgtgtgtgtgtaggtaaaGACgctttaatgaaaaatttatagtGACTTAAGATCAGAGGGAAGTGGTTTTTCAAACAGAACGCAGCCAGAGAAGGAGGGGCAGGTGAGAGTTAGGCTGTGGCTGCTCAGCTCCATTCTGTTTAGTGCACAAAATTTCCCTCCTGAAATTTAATTCCAGTTTCAAATAAGAGAAgtagagggaggcaggaagggaacaTAACTAGCAaggtgcaaatatcttctctgtTTATCaccacaatattttaaaaagaaaaaagcagtctGCAAAAGATACAGTTTAGATGCCCACCCAGGTCCCACCCACTTGGGATTACTGAACTGATTTGtgcaaaataaaatgcttttgaacAGATGTTCACAACAGAATTAAAAGCTCAAAATCTACAGGACTCTCCTCCAACATCTCTGGTCTCTTGGGCCACACACTTTCCACTGTGCTGCTGGGCACACCTTTTTAGATTGTGAGGACTAGAGTAGCCAAGTTTTTATTCCGGAGAATCATATTGATGAGACTTGCTTCGTTTGGACTACTTTTGAGGGATATATATGATGATTATAAGCAGTAATATCAAGACTCTCTTTtcaatttgttataaaatattaggAGAAAAGGTTGATATCTGCCTGGAGGTGGTATAGAGGCAGCCAGCTGTCTCTTTCTCCACACATATGATCTATTCCTACTCAAAGATAGCTTCAACTTTTTAGCTCTATCCCAGGCCCTCAGTGTAAGCCATGAAATTAAGATGTATGTACCCTTCCCTTTTATGGTCAGAAAAAGCCAGGGAGGGGGCACAATCCAGATTTAGATTTTGCTGTATAACACTATCTCTTTGGCACCATGAGTGGCCCCTGGATGAGAATGCCAGAACAAACCCAGAAAGCATTCAGTTTATACCTAGTGTCACCACCAGAGAATAGCCTTTTGAtagaaaagagacagagacaggtaaGGGAGGCCTGAAGAAAAGAGAACCAGCACATTTAATTAAAGCACATCTAGATACAGAAGATAAgaggaaataattttctcttgAAGCTTATAAATAATACACAAGCAATAGCATCTGAGTCCTTCCCAAAGTCTGAAATGACCCTAACAGAGATTCTGTTCATGAACTCGCCTGTGGCGGGTGTGCATTTTTATTCAGTCCATGGTAAACTTGCACAGGAAATGCTATTACACAAACTTGGAAATGGGTAAATAAAAGTCACATATGCCAAGGAGACTGTAACAACTGCCAGAGCCACATGCACTTTCAGGCAGAATTGCCCGTTTCAGACACAGACAATCTGAGCTGAGCATCTGCAGTGCCACATACAGCACTCGCACCCGGGAACCAGGGCAGCTTCCCCAGTCAGCCAGCCAGCCCCAGAGGCTCGCCAACAATTTTGTAATTCACAGGAAAGCTAAAAATAGGTGGAGGAAAACTTTGACCAAAACCACGAAAGTACCAAGCCATAAGGTCACCAGGGAgccaataaaaaaaagaaaggggaaatcTCTGAAACAACCTTGTCTTCACACATTCCAGTTTCCAAAAGCTTTGTACATAATAGTCCACCTTTGACCTAAAGCCCAATTCCACAACTATTTGAGATGGAAGGTACAAAATTACTTACGTGTCATAATTATCCCGAAATCCTTTTGCAAAGGGATTATGATCTATTTTCAGTTGTGTAatctgggaaagagaaaaaagaatgaatgtgaTCTCACCTTCTACACAGGAAGATTGGGTGTTTGAGGATATGTCATCTGCCACTTTTACAGGAGCTTGAGGCCTACAATTTTATTAAATAGCAAGGTCTTCCTAACTGAAAAATTTGAGGgaatggagggaaagaaaaacagagaaagtatCATGAAAGTTACAAGGCACATGTTTAAATTAATGATGCCTAAAACTAAAGGATTGCTTTCAATTAGCTCTCCTGTGTGTTCTAAATTGTTTCAAACTCACATTTTTAAAGCTTGTTACACACAGTACACTTACTCAGACAAAAATCTTTAAGGGGAACTTGAATTCATTGCCAAATGTTGCCTATTTTAACTGtttcactatatttttaaaaagttgatctctTCTGATTCACAACCTGAGAAATTACAAGTTGCATCTTAAAatcagatttgatttttaaataaatgcatgttttcatttctgatattttcatttaagtaaacaaacacaaaaaaacccctaTCATCATTCCTAGTAGTCAAATCTGCCACTAAAATCAGTTTTTGCAGACTTGCAAATACTGAAGAGGTTCAAGTGCTAGAAAATTCATCCCATAACCCTCAGTAATTTGATTTATTGtagttttcatataaaataatgtgtatGTTCTTTTGATCTCCCAGAACAGTGATGTTTGTTCATTTCAGCCATCAGttctgggatttaaaaaaaaaaaattttttttttttagatgccAAAGCTTGCCAAGAATAATGCAGGGGAAATCTGCTTGTtttctaaaggaaagaaagactaaaaaaaaaaaaaaaaaaaacagattttaatctGTTCCAGTTTGAGGACCAAATTAAAACTCCCAAAAGAAGAGGCCCTAGAAATCCTGGCCCCTTGTAAGGTGGCCCCGGTGCCCCGCGACGGAGACAAATAGCAAGCATTTTCCAGCCCGCTTGGTATTTAGGGAGGGTGCCTAgcaggcccccagccctgcgCCTCAAACGCGCAGCGGAGCCAGCTGTTGCTGATGTTAGAGCTGCTAGTGCTGCTAGTGCACGAGCCCTGATGGCCGGGGGGAAGTCGGCGGGTGCGCTAGGTGTCCGTGCGGGCCGCGGCGCGCCCAGCCCCTAGGTCTCCTTACATCGGTGTTCTGGTAGGCGGTGACGGCGATGAACTGAGTCTCCGGAAAAGTGAATGTCTGCACGCGGCCAGGCTGGCTGGTGTCCTCCGTGCCGTCCTCGTTCACTTCTACCACATGCAGGCGGGGCTGGTACTTGTGCAAGGACTGTAAAACCACCATCTGTCCGGCGGAGAGAAAGGGGAGCGCGGGGCGGCGTGTTAACGCGGTCGCTGTCCGCGTGCTGTTTGCGACCGGCTGCGCGCCGTGGGCCGCCCGAAGCAGGCTGGAGCCCGCCGGCCCCGCTGGGCCCGGCCAACGGACCGCGGGACCCGCCTGGCTGCTGACCGGCTGTCTAGGGCAGACAGCGAGGATCCGCTGGGGCACCGGAGGGAAACGGAACCCGACTGCCCGATTCGCAGGGCCCTTCTCCTAGTCCTCCTTTAAGGAGGAGGAACAAAGATTTTCACAACCTGCAGATCTTGTGGGTTTCCTTGTCAAAATCAAACAGTATTTATACTTGGAAAGGTCGGGAACTCCTCATTTGGATCGAGGGGAGGTGGTGTCAAGGAGAACAACTTTACAGatttaatataaatttggaaGATGAATACAGAATTTTTGAAGTCCGTTTAATGAAGCAAAGAAGCGTATCCAGGTTCGCATCCTGCTTTAAATTGACGAACTGGATGTTAGGGAGGCAcgggtgggagaggagagagagggagagcgagCGCGCGCGAGTGCACGAGCTGTTGAGCCACTGACCTGCCCATTGTTGTTTGAAGCTCCTTTGTTGTTCGTaagttttaattttccaaaagagATTTCTTGACGCATCCAGTGAGCCCCAGTGTTGGGGGAATCCGGATGCATATAGACCCGATTTCCTAGAGAAAGATACACGTTGTTTACATATGCCCCGGGCACTGCCCAGTCCCAACTCCTCACCAagtaggacacacacacacacacacacacacacaccctactcCACTGTGAGGCCCATTAGCTGGGGCTTTTTTAGGCCAATCTTTCTTCCTATTAACTGGGGGTGATTAAAATAGCTTTTGCATAATCCTCCCCCCCTCACTGCTCAGTCTGTCCCCTTGTTCCCCTCGTTTCCTTTTAGAAGTCATTGGCCGATCGTTTTAAAAGTCGCTCGAGCCAGTCCACAAAGGCTTTAATTAATCATTCTCACCTAAATAAGTGTCAAGAAAATGTGTTAATTGGAAGGACTTGCCTTGCACATTGGTGTCCGCTTTGCCGCAAGGAACCCATTTGCCTCCTTGAAACCTCCAGTGATTGGGATCCGCCAAAATCACATCCACAAAAATATTGTAATGAGCCGTGGGATCGAGACCAGAAatgttaaaacttaaaaaaggaaacatgcGCCTATTTAAATTAAGGGGGGgggagaaaacaaggaaaaaagaaacataaatgttAAAGATTAAATGCAAGAAGCGGGGCGCCAGATAGCAAAGAAAAACTTGTTCTTGCAGCGTATATGAGCGAATGTTTTGCTGGATTAGAAACGGGGtggtgggagagaaaaagaagtggGACCCAAGTCTGGGAGAGAGGCGGATGAGCTGGAGTGGAGAGTCGGCAGGTATCACTGCCCAGGTGGAGAGCGAGGTTGGCGACCCTGCATCTCCACCTGTCCGTGCATGCCGGCGTTGATGCGTCCCTCCCATCGCCCGGCCGCTGGCCGgggtctcttcctctttctcGCCTTCCTCTGGCCACTGACGGCCTCTCCAACCACGTTCCGAGAGCGGAGTTCCCCCCACCAATATCACCGTGGTGGTCATCCCTTCCACTTTCCCCTTCTCCAAAACCAGCCAACCCCAGGGCTCACCAGAGCGCCTTCCGCTCCGCTCCCGACCCCAAATCATCGCTGCCGCTGCCGCGGCGGTCACCACCTGGGTGCGCTTGCCCCCGGATCTCGCCTGGAGCGGCGGTAGCCAAGAATGTAGTATTACCTTCCCTGTTTGGTGATGATCATCTCCGTTTGGTGCCGGTGAAATTTCAGCCAGAGGGGCCTGTTGCACAGGTACACCTGCGCTTTGCCGGGCACCAGCCCCGGCTGGGTGGAGGAGAATTGGTAGAACGGGGCTCCTTGGTAGGAGTGGCCATACTGCTGTGGATAGGGGTAGCCGGCCGTGGGGTAGCCCTGCGGTGAGGAGTTGGACAGGAGGCTGTTGTAGGCTCCGTTGGTGATGACCGGGTGGTGGGCCATATAGCGGCTGGGGCTGCCGATGGAGAAGGCGGGGTGCGCCGGTCCGTGCTGGCCGGGGTACGGGAACATGGCACTGGGAGCAGTGGCCGCAGACTGTGGCTGGCTGGACTGAGAGAGGAGGTAGCGATCTGCAGCAGAGCCATCGAAACTGTGACGAAGCTCAGAGACCCCGTCCAAGACAGGAGAGAGTTTACTTCTCTGGACGTCCCCTGGTGAGTCCTTGGAGTCAGGAAAATTGTCTGTATCTGACTGATTCGTCATCCCCctggtaatttttttcaaaggtgAACTTCTCTCCAGGTTGTCAGTGGTCGAGATAATGGGATGATCGTGCAAGACAAGCTCGGATCCGCCTGAATGTGGGTAGCTGCTGCTCACATTGAGAAATTTCTTGGAGAGCATGATAGAAGGAGAAAGGCAGTGCTCCAGCTGCATAGCTCTAGAACCTGAACACTCGCCCTCCCGTCCCTGGTTTTTAAAGTCCTATTTATCATAAACTAGAAATCCACAGACCCCCTCACTAGACAGAAAGCACTTCAACCAGCAAATGCTTCTCAAAggtttgatttacttttttttttccctgggagAAGAGATTGGCCAATTGACACTATGCAGCAATCAGAAAAGGCTCACTTTTGATCTTGCTGCTTGTGCAGCCGATGAAACGGCTCCTGCCATTGGTTAACTGCTGACAGTAATTTAATTAGATAGACATTAATTAGGATAATCACCTGGCTCCTGGTCGCGACGATCATGGCAAATTGAAGGGGATGATTTTATTGTtggcttgggggtggggaatgtGTGTTGGTTTACGTGAGCACTGTTGTGTCACCTTTAAGCTTTGTGACCACTGCTTTAGGAAGATTCAAAGATGTGCAATTTACTAAACATTTCctaccttcccctccccttcccctctttaGAGCGGAGGGGCGGAGGAGGGAATTCAGCGATGCTAGGAGACTTTTCGGATCTGAATGAGCCAAATATTCAGTTGAATGTAACGATTTCAAGTGCAAAGTATACAAAGCGCGAGCCGGTGGCCTCTTCTCGCCCTGTAAAAGTTCCAGAGTCTGTCTTTTCCAGTTAATACAGAAGCACACAACACCTGAGCCGGTGCTTTGTGAGCAGGTCCTGCCTGTCCTcggcgccccccacccccacctttttaactacatacataaataaataaatctctgctGCTGAGAGCCACAGCGATAAGCAGGGGGGGGGGAGAAGAAGGGGCGAAAGGCAGCAACTCACCCcccaatccacccacctcgggaAGGTTCGGTTTCTTGGTTGAGCACAGAAACAGTGACAATCTATGATCTCctttttaagttttgaaataatCATAAGCTGTCGGGCTGAAGTGCCTTAATGTATCTGCAGTGATGTTTACCGGGtctttactaaatattttatcagCGAACTTGGTTGCAGATTATCTGAAGAGCATCTAACTGGGGGCAGGCGTCATGCGTCCTTCGCCTCCCACTGCACTTCCTTCTCTCGGAGGTACTGGCTTGGCGACAAGTTCAAAAGCCTCGCCAGGAAAAGAGAGGGCCGAGTCCCCGTGCAAATGGGTTCGCCAGAAGCGCTGATCTGGGGAGACAGAGTGGAAGTGG
Coding sequences within:
- the TBR1 gene encoding T-box brain protein 1, with protein sequence MQLEHCLSPSIMLSKKFLNVSSSYPHSGGSELVLHDHPIISTTDNLERSSPLKKITRGMTNQSDTDNFPDSKDSPGDVQRSKLSPVLDGVSELRHSFDGSAADRYLLSQSSQPQSAATAPSAMFPYPGQHGPAHPAFSIGSPSRYMAHHPVITNGAYNSLLSNSSPQGYPTAGYPYPQQYGHSYQGAPFYQFSSTQPGLVPGKAQVYLCNRPLWLKFHRHQTEMIITKQGRRMFPFLSFNISGLDPTAHYNIFVDVILADPNHWRFQGGKWVPCGKADTNVQGNRVYMHPDSPNTGAHWMRQEISFGKLKLTNNKGASNNNGQMVVLQSLHKYQPRLHVVEVNEDGTEDTSQPGRVQTFTFPETQFIAVTAYQNTDITQLKIDHNPFAKGFRDNYDTIYTGCDMDRLTPSPNDSPRSQIVPGARYAMAGSFLQDQFVSNYAKARFHPGAGAGPGPGTDRSVPHTNGLLSPQQAEDPGAPSPQRWFVTPANNRLDFAASAYDTATDFAGNAATLLSYAAAGVKALPLQAAGCTGRPLGYYADPSGWGARSPPQYCGAKSGSVLPCWPNSAAAAARMAGANPYLGEEAEGLAAERSPLPPGTAEDAKPKDLSDSSWIETPSSIKSIDSSDSGIYEQAKRRRISPADTPVSESSSPLKSEVLAQRDCEKNCAKDISGYYGFYSHS